The region ggtaacacacttcagctaactacacacatagtcttacaccacacactcttgtattctagttcacactccatttccttagttcagtagtattgtttattattttatatatatatatatatatatatatatatatatatatatatatatatatatatatatatatatatagtgatgggttgatgaggcgtcatgaagcgtttcgacacattgcaaaactgtattgataccgtgtcgatactgtgtcactaaatactgacatctgctggacattaaaaatccctacaggcaacctatggaccgactcaactgacactgattttatgacctagtatatacaataatataaaccaagtcattgtatttcatttaggattatttcatatcttcatttaaataaaaatatatttttatcttttttagatacagtcaataaaaaatgtgaacatgtataataacatggaaatctaagagaatgtgttgtgaatgaggatgcttgtggactgggatttttttaaattcattttttacacatttttatttaaaaaaaacagtttttccaacgtattcaattttagacgatttctttcattgattgattgagacttttattagtaggttgcacagtgaagtacatattccgtacaattgaccactaaatggtagcaccccaataagtttttcaacttgtttaagtcggggtccacttaaattgattaatgatacagatatatactaacatcataatacagtcatcacacaagttaatcatcagagtatatacattgaattatttacattatttacaatccggggtgtgggatatagggggggggggggggggttaagtttggttgttatcaacacttcagtcgtctcttcttagttattatttctccggctgtagaaaagacccgctcacagggcacagaggaggcgggagtgcgacacagttcgcgtattggtcacgtgaccaaaacagctcatgatcggtcacgtgactttctaaaagcggtacgcgcaccgacacagggttttgctatatgagctcgacgcatgcgccgatgcatcggtgttgccggacccatcactaatatatatatattgactatatatataataaataattgtatatacttccccctggtgtctgtttgccgtcacctccccttactCTAAACACAACAGGGATGTCTAaaataaggcccgggggccattttgcAGCCCCGAGCTACATTTTTTACATCCCGCGGCAGAAtctgttttgaaggcatttattttacttttcgctctgtcgttatccaatatgtcggctgttctgttttggatttcccagcgttgcgctcatcagcgtcacaggttgatttcgatgtgagtggttgaagtagcacgtcattcaagataacggacaagtggtttatccaatcacatacaatgattttttttttacaaggtcctgccttctgaaatacatctcctattgagaagtcccagattcttgtgtggagctcagcgaactacaaggatctggcgagagtcaggttacccttACAGGTCCCCGGAAACAAACTTGAAAGAATCCCTAAAGATTAAAATTATAAAAAGTATtgcttgattaccgtatttttcggagtataaatcgctcctgagtataagccgcaccggccgaaaatgcataataaagaaggaaaaaaacatatatgtcgcaccggagtataagtcacattttttggggaaatgtatttgataaaacccaacaccaagaatagacatttgaaagacaatttaagataattaaataatagtgaacaacaggctgaataagtgtacgttatatgaggcataaataaccaactgagaacgtgcctggtatgttaacgtaacatattatggtaagagtcattcaaataactataacatatagaacatgctatatgtttaccaaacaatctgtcactcctaatcgctaaatcccatgaaatcttttacgtctagtctcttacgtgaatgagctaaataatattatttgatattttacaataatgtgttaataatttcacacataagtcgctcctgagcataagtcgcacccccggccaatctatgaaaaaaactgcgacttatagtccgaaaaatacggtacatgctttaattttttttagtgtgCGGCCCCCAGTGGAAGAAGTATGGACACCCccgagcaggggcgccgctagggattttgggccccatgaaaagaatctttacagggcccccaacacagtgtcattattttttctgtattataatttcatcatcattagaggcctctctgggcccccctccatcatgggcccctagaatccgtctcctttacccccccttttcggcgcccctgccccCGAGTTAGAATAAAAGCGATATGATCAGTGATACTAATTGTGCATCCCGCTTGCATGGTCGTTTCTAACATCATGCTAAATACCCAATGACTAGGTTTACCTTGGGCCCCCAAATGATTAAATACGTCCTTGGCAAGAGATTTTGTTTGACTTGTGAGacatatttttccagaaaattctGCCACTTTTTGCAGGCGGTGttccctgtaaaaaaaaaaattacgcttTGTCTCGTCAACACGAAAATCTGGGAAGTGATCCTAGCGTGGAGATGAGTCACAGAAGCGTTGCTGTGTTTGCATTGCGCGAACCCCTTGTCAAACACCGAGAGGACCTTGTCCCGATAAATATCTGTCATGCCGCGCTAAAGAGCGCTACACTTAAAAGGACAAAGATCACATCAGGCGGCAACACGATGGCTCCATCACCGGTGGCGAGGGCAGGCGGACTCCTGCTTCTGTATTTCTCCTTCTCATCCGCAGTAAGTTTCACCCCGAATTGACACTAGCTGTCGTCGCAAACGTTAACACGTTCTTTGTTTTGCAGCAAATTAGAGGAGACAACATCGCAACATCGCAACATGCAGTATGCAACATGAACGACGGCTTTGTGAGTATGACCCTTGCAAAGGATGGCATGCATACAGCAGAACACCGTCAAAGATGTTCTTCCCCTTTCTCGCAGGGAAAATACTGCCCCACCACATGCGGGGTGGCTGACTACATGCAGAGGTACACGTCCAGAGTGGACAAAGATCTGGACACCATGCTGAGGGACCTGGAGTCTATCTCTAATTTGACACAGACAGCTGAAGAAAATGTGGTGTACATGAAAGACCAAGCAACTTTGGGCCAGAAGACTGTCCAGCCTGGTAAAAGAAGTTTAACGCTTTGTTTTTTACCTCCCTGTAAACTTCTTTAAGACCAAAGGACCGTGTGAGCCCAGAGCCAAGCAGCAAACACGTCTTGACTATTGTAGAAAATAGAAAGACAGAAAAATATTATTAGCGAAAAAATTGATGATCAAGTCACATACAaaacattgtatatatgtatatactgtatatataattgtgTAAGTTATTAGAAAATTATTGTGAGCAGAAaaataggaagaaaaaaaaaaaagaagtggcacccaatgtgataaaaaaaagtgttagaaaatagaaaaacaatggtgacatttgggggggggggaaaaattataataaaatatatatatatatatatatatatatatatatatatataaataaatacaaaaacaatggtGACATACCatttatgtacaatatataccggtgtgtgtgtgtgtgtgtgtgtgtgtgtgtatgtatatatatatatatatatatatatatatatatatataaataaatacaaaaacaatggtGACATACCatttatgtacaatatataccggtgtgtgtgtgtgtgtgtgtgtatgtatatatatatatatatatatatatatatatatataattgtaataatatataaatattattatccaaaaagaaataacaaaaattataaagtcacatacaaaaaaatatatatttatttatgtaccataaacatacatgtataaattTTTTGTATGTGACTATATATGTTTGATATGTATATTAtagatatatattaaaaatatatattttatatatatatatatatacagtatatatatattttattttatatatatatatatatatatatatatatatatatatgcagatatgtatatatatgcagatatgtgtgtatacatatacatgtatatagatgtgtgtgtgtatgtgtatatatatatatatatatatatatatatatatataaatgtaatcaaTTAATGAGATCATTAAAAATTTAATATACATtccaataaatacatatacatgtcattaataattagaaaaaaattattaatcGGAATAACTACATAAGTAATAATTTtgatattattcatattttttaccATTGTTGCGATTATAAAAAGACAAAAATGTGAAGTAATATGATAcattgtccagtatttttttttttttttttccacccaaggatgatacaaatcattaaTAGATTAAAGATAAATTGTATAATTTTCTTTacaattgttaatattattatggtTCATAAAGAAATAATTAATgacattatttcatattttggtgtttttatGTGCACTTTTCCCACCGTATTATGATAAAAATACGTCGttattataaataaaatatatattttttaaagtgagCAGAACATGGCTACAGAAGGTGTTGGCCTCCTTGTATAACTTCACTTTTCCCTTGCAGAGACCTACTACAAACGGTCGTCAAATATGCTGGATGACTTAATTCACTTTGAGAAGACGATCATTACGCAAGAGCAGCAAATATTGTAAGTGTACGATGACGCTGCAACATGTGTTACGTAACATTTGAATGTTGAGCAATACAAAGGAACCCCTCGTTCTGATTTCTAAACAATTGTTTGGAAGTTTATCTGTTGCAGAGTCAAACTGCCAAACAATCAAACATGGAGTGTTGCAGACTTGGAAGTTTTGTGCCATTTTTAGACACTTGCACCTCTGACATCAGAGGCTGCGCTGTAATTGTAATAATACAAAACATTTCCATTTATACAGCGCCTGTCGTCACCAACTTCTTATTGTCTCACTTTGCAGCGAACTGGAGGACCTCATCTCCTCCAACGACAGGAGACTTGCCGACTTGAAAACGCTCTCCATTCAGCTGCAGCAGACGTGCAGCAAGCCCTGCAAGGACACCGTGGAGATCCAGACCCTCACAggagcaggtaaaaaaaaaaaaaattcaaattgacCTTCAGTTTGTTGTGTTTCCTGAATTATTTCCCAACATCTGTCCCCTCTCAGTGTTTAGTTTGGGGGCGGAAATCAATGTGAAGTAAACTCCTCTGTCGTGACCTTAAACGTAGAGTAAACAGTAACAAACATGTGACCTGCCAGGGCTCCCCCTATAGGTGACCATTGTCACTTCAGGTACTGTCCTAAATACTTTAACTTGACTGGAGCTGAAGCATTAAGATGACGGGGGGGAggttatttgcattttttttttttactcgattaAGGATTAAGGAGAAAACAGAAAGGAACCATAGCTTTCAAAAGAACCTGTGTTGTCATGGCGGTAAAGAGCATAACGCCGATAagttgattgtaaacaatagtACGACAATTACGttactttaatttaatttcaacCTCTTAGAAGACCTGGGACCTTTGTGggtctttttttttgcttttaaagATGACTTCATGCAACAGAATGTTCATTTTGAATGTTATATGGTCACAGGGGTTGTAAATGAGTTATCCTCAAAATTTTAATTTACCGTTCTTTGCCAAGTTATTTTTTTGCACGAGCTATTGAGTGAGTATAAATTGGAGTACCCCGGGACCCTTTTGTCCCCCATTAACTCCCTTTTACAACAACCTTTTAtcaatatgctgtaaacctgttATTTTATAatgattttgcaatgaaaaccaaATGAATGTAACTATTTCCCTTTGAAATAAGTGCAAACCCTATTAGAGGTGTAGTTCCACCCCTCAACCACTAGGGAGCACCAGAGTACCACCGAGTACCATATATTCATATTAGACGTATAGTTGCTTTGAATCTGCCAACAACTTATAAGTAAAAACACGATATTTGTGAATTGGTAGTGACAAAAGAGTTGTGCGGATATGGTTCAAAAAACATAATGCATGCACGAAcaatgcagttaaaaaaaaaaaggttttctttgacTAAAAAGgcgaaaaaatatttcaaaaatttttaaaaaacttcATATCGACagttagatctgaagttgatctagagcagtgCTTCTTAAACCGTACTACAGGTACCACttgtggtacaccaaataatcacttaattaaacatctaaacaaagtgttactgttcaaactgtgtgtactgTTACAGCGGCCAAAACTATTGAACATACTTGCTTATCAAAACCTGtgcattgtttttaatgaatacttaggcctactacgctactgtattttaatgttggccacTATGGTGGTACatagagagccaagtgttttctgaggtggtacttggtgaaaacagtTTGATAACCACTTATCTTGAGATTGAAGGGTTGAAAGTTAAGAAAAAcagaataataatatatatgacttacttttaaggCTGAAACCTTTTCAGAACCCCGGGACCTATAACAGTCATCACATTTTGGGGATCCCGAAGTGTTAAAGTGTGTGCAAAGCTATACAAGGCTGCTGACTAAGCCAGACACTCCAAATGCAGCTACTGCCCTCTTGAGAATTTATTTAAAAACTAGTAGTGTCACAATACAATGGAGCCTTGATACCAatatgatatcagcaggaatcatacatacttacttattttgtagtgtagaatgtttaaaaaggcttaatcaaccgtctggaatggatttatgctgtctttaaattcaaCTGGAATGGTAATTGTTTTTAGCGACacgtagtggtcacaataattaattagGTTAagctgatgcggacacgtttgttcctAGATATTttgtaatacgcttctgccttggagaattTGTAAGTAAAatgcaaatattaacattttataaaatgtgttttaaactgcaatattgtttaattaaagACACATATTAcgtatgtttagcttgtgtgctattttgtgcttagctgttgtgaagctgcgagctcctagtagcctatagcccaccaaaaattacaaaatgactacaattattttattttctacaaAAATTTAAGAAAAGACCAATCTTGTGTGCTTATACATTTGGATGCtaactggctgtccagttttgcacatataaacacgctgcaggactgcttgtattggagctTGTTTATCGGAGATTTTTCATGCGAGCCAATGTACTTTGTTTTattgctgatatcggactgatatcaaTATTACACTCCTGTTAAAAACTATATCgggggttgcctacagccacatctGTTGACGCCAATGTTTTTGACTTAAGATTATTTGCTTTTGTGGCTAATGCACCTATAGGCAACTGGCGGTTAATTGAATAAAGGTGTTAATTGGTGTTTACTAATCAACACAGAGCGGTTATCTTGAATAAATTAAAGCAGCCATGCtgattaatgcatacttgccaaccctcccgattttcccgggactctcacgaatttcagtggccctcctgaaaatctcccggggcaaccattctcccgaatttctcccaatttctcccgatttccacccggacaacaatattgggggcgtgccatagaggcactgcctttagcgtcctctacaacctgtcgtcacgtcagcttatcctccatacaaacagcgtgccggcccagtcacatattatatgcggcttttacacacccataagtgatcaacagccatacaggtcacactgagagcgGCCGTATAAACGATTTTAACACtgtaacaaatatgcgccacactgtgaacccacaccaaacaagaatgacaaacacatttcgggagaacatccgcaccgtaacacaacataaacacaacagcacaaatacccagaaccccttgcagcactaactcttccgcgaCACTACAATTTacatccccgctaccaccaaacaccgcacccgccccccttccgaattcggaggtctcaaggttggcaagtatggattaatgcagtggttctcaaatgggggtacgcgtacccctgggggtacttgaaggtatgccaaggggtacgtgagattttttttaaatattctaaaaatagcaacaattcaaaaatcatttataaatatatttatttaataatacctcaacaaaatatgaatgtaagttcataaactcagtgaagcacaagctcaggtttctcactaaaatgtctgtcaaaaagaactgtgaaaagaaatgcaacaatgcaatattcagtgttgacagctagattttttgtggacatgttccataaatattgatgttaaagatttatttttttgtgaagaaatgtttagaattaagttcatgaatccagatggatctctattacaatccccaaagagggcactttaagttgatgattatgtCTATGtggagaaatctttatttataattgaatcacttgtttatttttcaacaagtttttagttattttttatatcttttttttttcaaatagttcaagaaagaccactacaaatgagcaatattttgcactgttatacaatttaataaatcagaaactgatgacatagtgctgtattttacttttttatctctttttttcaaccaaaaatgctttgctctgattagggggtacttgaattaaaaaaatgttcacagggggtacatcactgaaaaaaggttgagaaccactggattaatGTACTAAATAttgttaaacaaaaaaaagtatatgtctctattatcatcattatttgaGTGTGTTTGAAAGAAACGTTAGGGATACTAACGCTAACTTTTGAAAACATTTTATGATAACAGATTGCCAGGATATTGCTAACAAAGGCGCAACCACGAGCGGCCTTTACTACGTGAAACCGGTCAAAGCTACCCAGCAGTTCCTGGTCTATTGTGAGATCGACAGCTTTGGACGAGGCTTCACGGTCATACAGAGGGTGAGCAACATGCTAATTTGATTTTAAGACAACATCATTTGTGACCACTGTACATTTTTCCGTCAACTAATCGACGGAGTGCAGAGTGTCTGACTCCGCCCACTGTCGTCGCCGTTCCAAAAGTCATATGGTATCATGGTTTTTGTAGTTTACATTGTAAAATGTTGCAAAGTACACAATCTGGATTATTCGTTTTTGTTTGTGAAGGTACTGGCCGCAGCAGTACAGTATGGGTTTGTGCAATATACTGTGGATTAgagctgggcaatatggctgaaaactgtatcacaaataagtgtttcatatcagtccatatcgataaatattgatattattgAAAATAGGAGAAATgtttattaaatgtaaacatttttatttcaaatgtaaatttcctctgattataatccctcagctatcaaggcagacatgaaaggaaatgtcaacacaagcatgaaaaaaactcaattaatgtaaacaaaattcgaAAATCACATTGACCCCTTAAGAATAACCTtttaaaatgaaagtgcaaaaacaaggaatatgtaagaaatgcttaataaagtgtaagaaaatagtgcaaagtgtgaaaatgtaaacttagagaaacctgagaagaactattttctgcaggtttagtgccaggaaggtacagctgtgctctaaagagtGAGCAGGGCTAAGGTGGCGTGGTATTCCCGGTTTTGGTGGGGACAAGTGCCTTGCATCGTTTACAAACCACATTGGTTTGACTAtggcctgtttaaaaaaaaaaatccccaaaactgccttactgtcgaggtgacttttccccTTTTATCCACAAgctcttggggcggtatagctcggttggtagagcggccgtgccagcaacttgagggttgcaggttcgatccccgcatccgccatccgagttactgccgttgtgtccttgggcaagacactttacccacctgctcccagtgccacccacactggtttaaatgtaacttagatattgggtttcactatgtaaagcgctttgagtcactcgagaaaagcgctatataaatgtaattcacttcactcttcatttttactttctcttctcactccaccgCGACACAACAAGATTGCGCATTGAACTTGATAGTAGATACTGTTACATGATTGGCTGTTATcacgtcactcccactgatcagtgatcacttcctgtgttgctcggttaccagagagcgagtgcctttgttcatgcaaccaaactTCCCGTTTTTTCagacgaaaaaaaaaattatcgaacgcattttttattggtatcgattacatgtctatcgctaaatatattgatatcgttttattgcccagccctatcctacagtgattagatcaatatttttttctggtcacaaaatagttttttttgtcatttctgtTATTGTtcaaaaactcaggaaataaggactttaagtgcaaaaaccaaaggatttaaatcagagttGAGTGtaggttttgtttatttttagtaatTTTGCTTAAAAGggatatgcggtagaaaatggatggatggataatgtatataataaaagGGAATATTGTAATAATTGAAATGTTTTCCATCCAGTGTTTTTTGTCtgattacaataacaaaaatgttaTCAGTCAATTATCTTACCAGCTATTAACAAAAAATTAACAAATAGATTGATAATAGTTTTGAGTAAATACTATAaccggaaatgacacaatatgttgccGCATACATCAGCAACCAAATTAGGAGCTTTCATAACTAGTTTTGAAATGTTTCTGTTATC is a window of Nerophis lumbriciformis linkage group LG25, RoL_Nlum_v2.1, whole genome shotgun sequence DNA encoding:
- the fgg gene encoding fibrinogen gamma chain, which encodes MAPSPVARAGGLLLLYFSFSSAQIRGDNIATSQHAVCNMNDGFGKYCPTTCGVADYMQRYTSRVDKDLDTMLRDLESISNLTQTAEENVVYMKDQATLGQKTVQPETYYKRSSNMLDDLIHFEKTIITQEQQIFELEDLISSNDRRLADLKTLSIQLQQTCSKPCKDTVEIQTLTGADCQDIANKGATTSGLYYVKPVKATQQFLVYCEIDSFGRGFTVIQRRRDGSVDFHKNWIQYKEGFGYLSPDDTTEFWLGNEKLHLLTTSSTIPTVLRIEIVDWQGNKKYADYAMVRIGAEADMYRLQYGYYMAGDAGDAFDGFDFGDDPSDKFYTSHNGMQFSTSDKDNDKYNGNCAKQDGSGWWMNRCHAAHLNGKYYQGGRYTEKDAGEYGFDNGIIWVTWHDRWYSLKETTMKIIPVTNIAAGGGQQTGVKQFGITP